The genomic stretch CCCCCGAGCTGGCCCCGTGCTTCATCGAGAAGGGCTCGGTGGCCATCGACGGCATCAGTCTGACGGTGAACACCGTGGGGGCGGACCGGTTCAGCGTCCAGCTCATCCCGGAGACGCAGGAGCGCACCACCCTGCGGGCCAAGGGGGTGGGGTCGCGGGTGAACCTGGAGGGGGACCTGATTGGCAAGTACGTGGCCCGGCTGTTCACGCTCCGGGGCGGGCAGGCGGGCCCGGGGCTGACCGAGGCGGCCTTGCGGGCCGCGGGCTTCGGGGCTCGGGAGTAGCGACGCGGGCGCGCGGATGGTGTAGGACGCGCGCCATGCCTCGCTATTTCGAAGGGGATTTCCTCCCGCCCAAGGGCCGGTTCGCCATCTGCGTGGCGCGCTTCAACAGCTTCATCACCGAGGAGCTGCTGAAGGGCGCAGTGGACACGCTGGTGCGTCACGGCGTGGCGGACGGGGACATCGATGTCTTCCGCTGTCCGGGGACGTATGAGCTTCCCGGCCTCACGCGCCGCGTCGCGGAGACGCGCCAGTACGCGGGAATGATTACGCTGGGCGCCGTCATCCGGGGCGGCACGCCTCACTTCGACTACGTGGCCGGGGAGTGCGCCAAGGGCATCGGCTCGGTGGCGTTCAACGCGGCGGCGGGCACTCCGGCGACGGCGGTGACGTTCGGCGTGCTGACGTGCGATACGGTGGAGCAGGCCATTGACCGGGCGGGCGTGAAGGCGGGCAACAAGGGCGCCGAGGCCGCGGTGGCGTGCATCGAGATGGTGAATCTCTTCGCGCGCATGGCCGCGCCGGAGAAGAAGGGTTAACGCGGATGGGCGCGCGTAGAACGGGACGCGAGCGGGCGCTTCAGGCGCTCTACCAGCTCGAGATGACCCCGAGTGGCAGCTCGGCCGAGGCGCTTGCCTCGGCGTGGGCGGCCTCCCAGGAGGACGGCAAGCCGGAGCCCGACGCGGTGAAGTTCGCCCGCGAGCTGGTGGACGGGGTGCAGGGCCACCTGACCGAGATTGATCAGCTCATCGAGAAGCACAGCCACAACTGGCGGCTGGACCGCATGTCCCGCATCGACCGGAACGTGCTGCGGCTGGGCATCTTCGAGC from Myxococcaceae bacterium JPH2 encodes the following:
- the ribE gene encoding 6,7-dimethyl-8-ribityllumazine synthase, with the translated sequence MPRYFEGDFLPPKGRFAICVARFNSFITEELLKGAVDTLVRHGVADGDIDVFRCPGTYELPGLTRRVAETRQYAGMITLGAVIRGGTPHFDYVAGECAKGIGSVAFNAAAGTPATAVTFGVLTCDTVEQAIDRAGVKAGNKGAEAAVACIEMVNLFARMAAPEKKG
- the nusB gene encoding transcription antitermination factor NusB — encoded protein: MGARRTGRERALQALYQLEMTPSGSSAEALASAWAASQEDGKPEPDAVKFARELVDGVQGHLTEIDQLIEKHSHNWRLDRMSRIDRNVLRLGIFELKYRPDIPRKVSINEAVELGKNFGTEESSAFVNGLLDRVAVALGKP